The following nucleotide sequence is from bacterium.
GGCAGATGGCCTTGATGCATTACGAAATGCGTTAATTGAAGAAGTCGAGGGCTCTCAACAAAACTTTTCTGAGTCCAACTCTATTCTCACTCAAGCAAGGCAGGCTCATTTAGTAGAACGTGCCATATTTCATTTACATACGGCAGCTCAAGCATTAGCGCACGAAACTGGGCTTGAGTTTGTAAGTGAGGAACTTCGGCTTGCTCTTCTTCAACTCGAAGAAATCGTAGGCAGAACATTCACTGAAGATCTCCTGGGAAGAATCTTCTCAAAGTTCTGTATCGGCAAATAGCAGCATTGGAGCTTGAATGCCACTCTCCGACAAAAAGAGGGAAAAACTGGATCAACAGCAGGATAAGATGTCGAAATGACTCCAAATAGAGCGTGTTGAATACTGAGCGCACATGCCTTAGACTGCCGAGCATGGAAAACACTGTCATACCCCTAAGCACCTACCAAAAAGAGTTTATAGATTTTCTTATGGAAACGGAGGTTCTGACCTTTGGAGATTTCATCACGAAATCAGGGCGCAAAACACCATATTTCGTCAATACAGGTCGATTTCATCACGGCTCTCACATTTCTCGACTAGGCCACTTCTACGCTGCTCATATTAAAAAACTCGGCTTATCCGAGGTGCAGACGGTGTTCGGCCCTGCCTATAAGGGAATTCCCCTCTGTGTTACTACTGCATACTCTCTCTATGAGCGGTATAAAATTGATATCGGCTTTTGCTTTGACCGTAAGGAAGAGAAATCTCACGGTGATGGAGGCAAATACGTCGGAGCCCCTCTTCGAAGTGGAGATTCGGTTCTTATTATCGAAGATGTCATCACAGCTGGTATTACCTTGAGAGCAACTCTCAAAACTTTGAAGGAAGAGGCTCTGGTAGATATTCGTGGCGTAGTTATAGCGGTAGACCGATGCGAACGGGGTGAAACAAATCTCTCCGCAGCAGATGAAATTGAAAAAGAACTGGGGATCTCTATTCATCCACTCGTAACGATCCATGAAATCATTGAGTACCTCTCTCAATCAAATTCGAGTGGCTTCACTCTCTCGGAAGATTCACTTGAGCGAATTCAACAGTACCTTTCAGAACATGGGGCATAGAGATAATGGTGAAAGGGATCATCAGACCTCGTCCGAGTAGCCTGCTTGAGCCTAGTCTATTCATTCTATCCTTACTGCTGGTGCTCTTTACTGCACTTCCAGTAATTGCAGAACCAAAACTTATCGATGACCAGTTTACCTCCGAACAAAAGATGATCTTCGATGAAGTACAAGGAAACATCTTAAGTCCATATTGTCCTGGTCGGCTTCTGAAAGACTGCCCAAGCACTGCAGCAAGAGATCTCAAATACTCAATAAAAGAGCAGATTTTGAAGGGATCAACTTCGGAAGAAATTCTTGAAAATCTCTTGGGGGAGTATGGAGAAGAAGTACGGGCTGTGCCGAAAGTAGAGGGCATTGGCATGCTCGCATGGATACTGCCTGGGGTGTTCCTTGTTTTCGGACTTGTTGTCCTATTGATTTGGGTTACTTCTCAAACAAAAAAATCTCATCAGTGAGATTTTCTCAATCCTATCTCTTCGCCTTCTTTTCCGACACAAAGCGCAAGAGCCACGAGATATAACCAGACAAGATCCGCGAACAGCAGGTGAAGTAAGCGTGCTGGCAGAGGGGAAAGCATGAGCAAAGTCATCAATCCAACGAGAGCAGTCGCTCCGACCAAGGAGACGAGCATAGCCCCTCGAAACATCCCTTCGAACTGGAAACGAATTTCTCGATATGGATTCCAAAGTAATACGAGAGATAAAAAGAATAGGATTCCCAAGCAAGGATGGAGAATTCTCAACCGAATCAATAAAGGACTTTCAGAAGAAAAATCCTTTGCAAAATCATTGAAGAGATCAACAGAGGGATACAGAGTGCCACTGAGAGAGGCTACTGAGCCAAACATAGCAATTGCAATAAAGAACAACAGCGGCAGGCTATACCGGAGAGCGGGAATGAATGGAATTTTCCATGACGGGAATTTTGCCTGTATAAAGAGCGCCACCAAAAAGTAAAGAAGAAATAGAGTATTAATAAGATGTCCAATCAGCCAATACATCCGCTCTAACGAGGCATTATCAGCAACCATCCCTCTCAAAACGAGCCCAGCACCTATCAGCGCCTCTGTGATGGTAAAGAAGAGCACCGCCAACGAGAAGTTGTGTACTTGTCCTCTCTCTCGCATCCCACAAAAGATATAAAGAACAAGCACTGCTACACCTATGCCGAATAAACCAGAGGTGATTCGATGGACATACTCTATCCAAACGGCACTACCTCCAATCAATGGGACAATCGCTCCATGACAGAGAGGCCATGACTCTCCACATCCATCCCCTGAATGTGAGAACCTCACAAATGCACCCCACAAAATAACAAAAAGACAGAGAAAGATAAGCGCAAGAGCACTTCTTTCAATCCGCTTGTATCGCTCGAGCGATAACACCATACTCATAACGCTTTTAGAAATATTTCATGAAGGGCACTCACTTCTGATAGCTCCGTATGAAATGCAGAACAGAATATGTTTTTCTCACGGACAAGGACGGCTTCTTCTTGGTGACGAGCAAGGACCATCACCGCTTCTGATAGAGGAGTTATCTTCGGAGCTCGGATAAAGTCAACACCTATAGGTTTACTCATTCCTTCAATAGCAACCTCTGTTTGAAAGGACTCTCGTTGAGTCCCATAAGCATTTCGCTCTGCTCTGATGGAAATGGCGCCAAGCGAAGCTTGTTGTGGATGCGTAACCTCCTTAGCCAACAAGATTGCTCCGGCACAAATACCAAGCGTCGGAATAGCGGCGACACTTTCCTGAAGATGAGAAATCAACCCATCACGAGTTAAGAGCCGCAGCATTGTCGTGCTCTCGCCTCCAGGCAAAATGATACCATCGAGGCTTTCAAGATGACGCTGATGCGTAATCTCGATGGGAGTGGCACCAAGCCGTTTAAGGTGCTCAATGTGAGGAGTAACGCACCCCTGAAGAGCTAGAACTCCTATCTTTTTCATATCTGAATCGCTCCCCTACACGGCACAAAAGACGAGCAGCTTCCAAGATCCTACCAGAAAGCGAGCTTTCTCTCCTATCAGTAGCCTCTTTCGGCGTACTTTTCACTCTCTGGCAACGCAGAGATTTCAACTCCACGCATCGCCTCTCCAAGACCACGAGAAACTTCCAGAAGCGCCTTCGGATCATTATAGTGCGTAGAGGCAACAACAATTGCCTTAGCGAAGAGAAGTGGATTTTCTGACTTAAAAATCCCAGACCCTACAAACACAGACTCAGCACCGAGCTGCCTGACGAACGCAGCATCTGCTGGAGTGGCAACTCCTCCCGCAGCAAAGTTAGGAACAGGGAGTTTACCATTCTCAGCAACCAGCTCTACAAGCTCTAGCGGGACACGATACTCTCGAGCCTTATCCTCAAGCACGGGGCCTGTC
It contains:
- a CDS encoding orotate phosphoribosyltransferase, whose translation is MENTVIPLSTYQKEFIDFLMETEVLTFGDFITKSGRKTPYFVNTGRFHHGSHISRLGHFYAAHIKKLGLSEVQTVFGPAYKGIPLCVTTAYSLYERYKIDIGFCFDRKEEKSHGDGGKYVGAPLRSGDSVLIIEDVITAGITLRATLKTLKEEALVDIRGVVIAVDRCERGETNLSAADEIEKELGISIHPLVTIHEIIEYLSQSNSSGFTLSEDSLERIQQYLSEHGA
- the pdxT gene encoding pyridoxal 5'-phosphate synthase glutaminase subunit PdxT, with amino-acid sequence MKKIGVLALQGCVTPHIEHLKRLGATPIEITHQRHLESLDGIILPGGESTTMLRLLTRDGLISHLQESVAAIPTLGICAGAILLAKEVTHPQQASLGAISIRAERNAYGTQRESFQTEVAIEGMSKPIGVDFIRAPKITPLSEAVMVLARHQEEAVLVREKNIFCSAFHTELSEVSALHEIFLKAL